The Streptococcus toyakuensis genome has a window encoding:
- a CDS encoding ABC transporter permease: MKEQLKSEYLKFIMNPWHWLIIGALLLCIPAMVIFLNNKPDQLTLQFVLEQLLQSLYLGQAGFVSLAVLFIGQEFTGSSLRTSFLTCPNRLKFIISKLAILLCMEIVLLVAVISLCILIAQGYYNINLLSNIKHVLTILFPACISILTFALLSGIFVFISQSFILILGISLSLLLGLGQMLLQFSSFFRNLPLLASMNCFYTYPLSLYYPVWQGLGIQIVWLLIVFLFATLILIGKNVR; this comes from the coding sequence TTGAAAGAGCAACTTAAAAGTGAGTATCTCAAGTTTATTATGAATCCTTGGCACTGGTTGATTATAGGTGCTCTATTACTGTGTATTCCGGCGATGGTTATTTTTTTAAATAATAAGCCAGACCAGTTGACCCTACAGTTTGTTTTGGAACAGCTACTGCAAAGTCTCTATTTAGGACAGGCAGGTTTCGTTAGTCTAGCGGTTCTATTTATAGGTCAAGAATTTACAGGTTCTAGCCTTCGTACCAGTTTTCTTACATGTCCAAACCGTTTGAAATTTATAATATCTAAACTAGCTATTCTATTATGTATGGAAATTGTATTATTGGTCGCTGTAATATCATTATGTATACTAATCGCCCAAGGATACTACAATATTAATCTTTTGAGTAATATTAAACATGTTCTAACAATCCTATTTCCAGCTTGTATTTCTATTCTAACCTTCGCTCTTTTAAGTGGTATTTTTGTATTTATTTCCCAGTCTTTTATCTTAATTTTGGGAATCAGTTTATCCCTTTTATTGGGGTTGGGACAAATGTTATTACAATTCAGTTCTTTTTTTAGAAATTTACCATTACTGGCTAGTATGAATTGTTTTTATACCTATCCATTGTCTCTTTATTATCCAGTGTGGCAAGGCTTAGGGATACAAATAGTTTGGTTATTAATTGTTTTTCTATTTGCTACATTGATACTTATAGGAAAAAATGTACGCTAA
- a CDS encoding response regulator transcription factor, translating to MAYKILVVDDDLAILRLIKKVLEYEKYEVVIRNKIEEIDLCDFTGFDLILLDIMMPVSGLEICQMIREQITVPICFITAKDMDEDLVAGINAGADDYIMKPFSMQELLARVKMHLRREERIKGNVHQIKIGKFILYTDSKELFVNDDKIALTRREFDIVNLLASNASKIYSIEEIYNYLYPQSSEALLRSVSEYIYQIRQKLKPYQLNPIKTLYGGGYQWVESKVLDN from the coding sequence ATGGCTTATAAAATTTTGGTTGTAGATGATGATCTTGCTATTCTTCGCCTAATAAAAAAAGTACTAGAATATGAAAAATATGAAGTAGTCATACGAAATAAGATAGAAGAGATTGATCTTTGTGATTTTACAGGCTTTGACTTGATTCTATTAGATATTATGATGCCTGTTAGTGGTTTAGAGATCTGTCAGATGATTCGCGAACAGATAACTGTTCCTATCTGTTTTATAACTGCTAAGGATATGGATGAAGATTTAGTAGCTGGAATTAATGCAGGTGCTGATGATTATATTATGAAGCCCTTTAGTATGCAAGAATTGTTAGCACGTGTTAAAATGCACTTACGTCGTGAAGAACGGATTAAAGGAAATGTTCATCAAATAAAGATTGGGAAGTTTATACTATATACGGATAGTAAGGAACTGTTTGTAAACGATGATAAGATTGCTCTGACAAGGAGGGAATTTGACATAGTGAATCTTTTGGCAAGCAACGCAAGTAAAATATATTCTATTGAGGAAATTTATAATTATCTATATCCACAAAGTTCCGAAGCTCTTTTACGTTCGGTTTCAGAGTACATTTATCAAATTCGTCAAAAGCTGAAACCTTATCAATTAAATCCAATTAAAACCTTGTACGGTGGAGGATATCAATGGGTAGAATCAAAAGTTTTAGACAATTAA
- a CDS encoding sensor histidine kinase has protein sequence MGRIKSFRQLIRETCWRIIWQFSLGLLMAYLIPLASVSIQINEDGKPLNNSGVLSIFFNVSSWIYICVLLIILISYHIGKLLKKLSYEMTLIYENSIWLERECTERLTVKEFRETGNRIIVMQDRIRQLIVDEKQQKEDLMFQVSAASHDLKTPLTIIRGNVEFLQAITENDQSQECLADIERASQQLLDYFNQLIHYSKTYYDDETGWTEYSSSDFINELEKEVSFLIKGQMKFSFEQNVKGTENYYINPSLLIRAIQNILTNALEYADKQNPKINIRVEQEGKELKISIWNNGSEFPEEVLNNFGKLFYRMDKARSVKEQHYGIGLSFVCRVAKLHKGRVELRNRDEGAEVLITVNCIKS, from the coding sequence ATGGGTAGAATCAAAAGTTTTAGACAATTAATTCGAGAAACCTGTTGGAGAATTATTTGGCAATTTAGTCTTGGCTTACTAATGGCCTATCTTATTCCCTTAGCTTCAGTATCTATACAAATAAATGAAGATGGGAAACCTTTAAACAATAGTGGTGTTCTATCAATCTTTTTTAATGTGTCATCATGGATATATATTTGTGTTTTATTGATTATTCTAATAAGTTATCACATTGGAAAATTGTTGAAAAAACTGAGTTATGAAATGACTTTGATTTATGAAAATAGTATATGGTTAGAGCGGGAATGTACAGAAAGATTAACGGTTAAAGAATTTCGTGAGACAGGAAATCGGATTATTGTGATGCAAGATAGAATTCGACAATTAATAGTTGATGAGAAACAGCAAAAAGAAGATTTGATGTTTCAGGTTTCAGCAGCTTCTCATGATTTAAAAACTCCCTTAACCATTATTAGGGGAAATGTAGAATTTTTGCAGGCGATAACTGAAAACGACCAATCTCAAGAATGCTTAGCAGATATAGAAAGAGCTAGTCAACAGTTACTAGATTATTTCAATCAATTGATTCACTATTCTAAAACCTATTATGATGATGAGACAGGTTGGACGGAATATTCCTCTTCAGATTTTATCAATGAATTAGAGAAAGAAGTCTCTTTTTTGATAAAAGGTCAGATGAAGTTTTCTTTTGAACAAAATGTGAAAGGAACTGAAAACTATTATATAAATCCATCTCTTCTGATTCGTGCAATACAAAATATTTTAACAAATGCTTTGGAGTATGCAGATAAACAGAATCCTAAAATTAACATTAGGGTAGAGCAAGAGGGGAAAGAATTGAAAATAAGTATATGGAATAATGGCTCTGAATTTCCAGAAGAAGTTTTAAATAATTTTGGGAAGCTCTTTTATCGTATGGATAAAGCTAGATCGGTTAAAGAGCAACATTATGGTATTGGACTTAGTTTTGTATGTAGAGTTGCAAAACTACACAAAGGCCGAGTTGAGCTTAGAAATAGAGACGAGGGAGCAGAAGTTTTAATAACTGTGAATTGTATTAAATCATAG